The Ochrobactrum sp. BTU1 region GGTCGGCAGATCCGGCAGACTTGAAACGCGTTCCGGTACCGTGACAGCGAAAGCCTTTACCGACTTGTCACGGATTTGGTTGGTGGTATTTGTCGTCTGGTCACACATCAGATCAACCTGTCCACCCATAACGTCCGTCATTGCAGGACCGGTGCCCTGATAAGGAATTGTGGTCATCTGGGTGCCAAGCGCGTTCATCAGCAATAAGCCACATAGATGCGACGCCGCACCAATGCCCGCATTGGCATACATAACCTCTTCGCCATTGGTCTTGATGTATTCGATAACTTCCTCAACCGAGTTGGCTTCAAGATCCGAGCGGCCGATGATGGTCATCGGTACTTCTGTAACCAGACCGACATAGGAAAACGCTTCGAGCGGCTTATATGGAAGTTCGCGGTAAAGAGTGGCCGATGTAGCCATGCCGATATGATGAAGCAGCAGCGTGTGACCATCATTCTTTGCTTGAGCAGCCCTTGCCGCGCCGAGCGTTCCGCCTGCCCCGCCAACATTTTCAACGATAATCTGACTGCCCAGATCGCGGCTCATGGCCTGCGCAACAAGACGTGTCACGGTATCGGTCGGCCCACCTGCTGTGAATGGCACAATGATCGTGATCGGTTGGTTTGGAAAGGATTGCGCAAACGCGGTTGCAGTAAGAGCGGTGAATGCCAAAGCAGTGAGAATTGCTTTTTTCAATTGAATTCCTCCCGGATGTCTTTTGCCCCTGATGCCCTGAAAAGGCTCGCGGTGTGGACGGGCGGAATAGAGCAAGCGGATACGATATGCCCGTTCACGCCGTGGTTCCTCCCAGACCACTTAATGCGATAACGCGGGCTGATCATTTACCGTGCAAGAAAAAGCTCGGCACAAACATGCTGTTCTTGTCATTTTGTTGATGGCCATGGGTGGAAACGGTAACGTCGGCGTAATTATATGGGTGGATTTCCACCCATCTCGGCGTTCAGTCTTCTTGTGAGCTGATGAAGTTCTGCTTGTCCAAGTCGAACTTCTGCATCTTCTCGTAAAGTGATTTGCGCGATAGTCCGAGCGTTTCGTAGACGGGTTTAAGACTTCCGCGATGCATCACAAGCTCGCTTGCAATGATGCTTTTTTCAAACGCAGCAACGCGGTCGGCAAGACGCATCGGGCGTGTCTGATGTTTGCGATCATCATCAAATTGCAGGCCAAGTCCTAGCCCGAAACGGTCGGCCGCATTGCGCAGCTCGCGGACATTTCCCGGCCATTCACGCTCCGTAAGCGTGGTTATCAGGTGAGGCGGAACAGGGGTTGGGTCGTTGCGATAGCGTGCGGCTGCTTCGTTGACGAGTTTGAGGAAAAGCACAGGAACATCTTCACGCCGCTCTGCGAGCGATGGCACTTTAATCGTCACGACATTGAGCCTGTAAAGCAGGTCGGCACGGAAGCGGCCAGCAGCCACTTCATCTTCCAGATTGGCTTTGCTGGTCGCAATGAAGCGAACATCCAACGGATAAATTTCGTTCGATCCCAGCCGCGTGATTGTACGCTCCTGAATAACGCGCAGCAATTTCGCCTGCGTGTCGATGGGCATGGTTGCGATTTCATCAAGAAGAATCGTTCCTCCTTGTGCGAGTTCAAACTTGCCAAAGCGGGCCCGCATCGCACCAGGGAAAGCCCCCGGTTCATGGCCGAACAATTCGCTTTCGATGAGATTACTCGGAAGTGCGGCACAGTTAATCGCGATAAAAGGTTTGTCGGCGCGGGTGCTCAGATCATGCAACGTCCGCGCGACGACTTCCTTGCCCGTGCCCGTTGCACCGACGATCAGAACATCGGCGTCTGTAGGACCGACGGCGCGGACA contains the following coding sequences:
- a CDS encoding sigma-54 dependent transcriptional regulator → MSVGEILLIDDEEETREAIALGLKFMGYRVRQLSNAERALELVGFGFKGIVVTDIRMPGMDGLTLMSRIHELDPETPVIVFTGHGDVQLAVRAMRDGAYDFLEKPFAMQQLAETVGRALDRRQLVMENRLLRAAAGQKDDIEQRLVGRTQVMIDLRYHVRAVGPTDADVLIVGATGTGKEVVARTLHDLSTRADKPFIAINCAALPSNLIESELFGHEPGAFPGAMRARFGKFELAQGGTILLDEIATMPIDTQAKLLRVIQERTITRLGSNEIYPLDVRFIATSKANLEDEVAAGRFRADLLYRLNVVTIKVPSLAERREDVPVLFLKLVNEAAARYRNDPTPVPPHLITTLTEREWPGNVRELRNAADRFGLGLGLQFDDDRKHQTRPMRLADRVAAFEKSIIASELVMHRGSLKPVYETLGLSRKSLYEKMQKFDLDKQNFISSQED
- a CDS encoding tripartite tricarboxylate transporter substrate binding protein BugD translates to MQLKKAILTALAFTALTATAFAQSFPNQPITIIVPFTAGGPTDTVTRLVAQAMSRDLGSQIIVENVGGAGGTLGAARAAQAKNDGHTLLLHHIGMATSATLYRELPYKPLEAFSYVGLVTEVPMTIIGRSDLEANSVEEVIEYIKTNGEEVMYANAGIGAASHLCGLLLMNALGTQMTTIPYQGTGPAMTDVMGGQVDLMCDQTTNTTNQIRDKSVKAFAVTVPERVSSLPDLPTIAEKGFPNFNVSIWHGLYAPAGTDEAVVERLSKALQVALKDETVIARFADLGTVPSSEEDATPTALKAKLESEIELWRPVIEEAGVYAN